In one window of Streptomyces griseus subsp. griseus DNA:
- a CDS encoding DUF6357 family protein: protein MSDIVFTRLSGWIPNVIREDGELKLTLGAGADANHDPRTFTFPIGEDHLAVIQDDLSRHLLLWSAVLPLCDAAGTRGPLDEDAAVALLDPVLLAETADVDALFRRIPWDRGRLIAHGADIGLLERGQVCAALRAATETSDGKRAQEYHANRRRAERGTVLGPLDAALLRYTGQYVHGATVPRRTPGAVDPALLPEVVRVVATAEQACAGMRIGRDPRRGKRATDKRDWERMAAAVEAAVRRAYPGLADDAVRTVGFLMCSEAAERSRNTPVEDEEAAVGGGAGKTALSFTDDKGVEKKWLQGGPRSAAAEFWEFVGDRSAGDNEVFTIEDEEMGEGIQLHFYADSVARVTTVREGVGGSDPEYRVEYGLVDGMGGYRKLVSTFVRGGCAALGPYGPWMPDVAEFERARRRRRGAE, encoded by the coding sequence ATGAGCGACATCGTCTTCACGCGCCTGAGCGGCTGGATACCGAACGTGATCCGCGAGGACGGTGAGCTGAAGCTGACGCTGGGTGCCGGGGCCGACGCCAACCACGACCCCCGCACGTTCACGTTTCCGATCGGGGAGGACCACCTCGCGGTGATCCAGGACGATCTGTCCAGACACCTGCTGCTGTGGAGTGCGGTTCTCCCGCTGTGCGACGCGGCCGGAACCCGGGGCCCGCTCGACGAGGATGCCGCCGTCGCGCTCCTGGACCCGGTCCTCCTCGCCGAAACCGCGGACGTCGACGCGCTCTTCCGCCGCATCCCGTGGGACCGGGGCCGGCTCATCGCCCATGGCGCCGACATCGGTCTGCTGGAGCGCGGCCAGGTCTGCGCGGCCCTGCGCGCGGCGACGGAGACGTCCGACGGGAAACGGGCTCAGGAGTACCACGCGAACCGCCGTCGCGCCGAACGCGGAACCGTACTCGGCCCACTCGACGCCGCACTTCTGCGGTACACGGGCCAGTACGTGCACGGCGCGACCGTTCCCAGGCGGACGCCCGGTGCCGTCGACCCCGCGCTGCTGCCCGAGGTCGTACGAGTCGTCGCCACCGCCGAGCAGGCGTGCGCCGGAATGCGGATCGGCCGCGATCCGCGACGGGGAAAGCGCGCCACGGACAAGCGCGACTGGGAACGGATGGCGGCGGCGGTCGAGGCGGCCGTGCGCCGCGCGTACCCCGGACTTGCCGATGACGCGGTGCGCACCGTGGGCTTCCTGATGTGCTCGGAGGCGGCGGAGCGCTCCAGGAACACCCCCGTGGAGGACGAGGAGGCGGCGGTCGGCGGTGGGGCGGGGAAGACGGCCCTGTCCTTCACCGACGACAAGGGCGTCGAGAAGAAGTGGCTCCAGGGCGGCCCCCGCTCCGCCGCCGCGGAGTTCTGGGAGTTCGTCGGCGATCGCTCCGCCGGGGACAACGAGGTGTTCACCATCGAGGACGAGGAGATGGGCGAAGGGATCCAGCTCCACTTCTACGCGGACTCCGTCGCCCGGGTCACCACGGTGCGCGAGGGCGTAGGCGGGTCGGATCCGGAGTACCGGGTCGAGTACGGCCTCGTCGACGGGATGGGTGGGTACCGGAAGCTGGTGAGCACGTTCGTCCGGGGTGGCTGCGCCGCACTGGGCCCGTACGGCCCCTGGATGCCGGACGTCGCCGAGTTCGAGCGCGCGCGCCGGCGGCGGCGCGGCGCCGAGTAG
- a CDS encoding MFS transporter, with protein sequence MTTAMLKPPASRTYPSLRAAWIPMAALCLAFFVEMVDNTLLSIALPTIGRDVGGGTTALQWVTGAYSLTFGGLLLTAGSMADRLGRRRVLLVGLAVFGALSLCVVWVTTAGELIALRAALGIAAAAMAPITNSLVFRLFDDKALRMRAMTVMIVVGMSGFILGPLIGGSVLAHVRWEWLLVVNAPIALIAWIGVRLGVPADRPEDLTRDRLDVPGAALSVATIGLACYALTSGVENGWLSALTIGSVVGAVLSATAFIRHERRSSSPMLDLGLFSNGTVRGAAVAQIGTSIAMAGVMFGLILHFQYAYGWSPVRAGLANLPLIVTMLLATPLSEGLARRYGHRVACLVGAACLAVSLAGLSWGVEHGYLVIALCMVLMTIGLRTVMTICAVALVDAMPANRTSMGTALNDTAQEVGTSVGTAVIGTLIAALVTTQLPAGVWSGDLVASFFHGERIAYAVLAVAVGLIATVGALSLTDSRSVEEAAPAEAA encoded by the coding sequence ATGACGACCGCGATGCTGAAACCCCCCGCTTCCCGTACGTACCCCTCCCTGCGCGCCGCGTGGATCCCGATGGCCGCCCTGTGTCTGGCCTTCTTCGTGGAGATGGTCGACAACACCCTGCTGTCGATCGCGCTGCCCACCATCGGACGCGACGTCGGCGGTGGCACCACTGCGCTGCAGTGGGTCACCGGCGCGTACTCACTGACCTTCGGCGGTCTGCTGCTCACCGCCGGCTCCATGGCCGACCGGCTCGGCCGCCGGCGCGTCCTGCTCGTCGGGCTCGCCGTGTTCGGAGCGCTGAGCCTGTGCGTCGTCTGGGTCACCACCGCGGGTGAGCTCATCGCCCTGCGCGCCGCGCTCGGCATAGCCGCCGCGGCGATGGCCCCGATCACCAACTCACTGGTGTTCCGCCTCTTCGACGACAAGGCGCTGCGGATGCGCGCCATGACGGTGATGATCGTCGTGGGCATGTCCGGCTTCATCCTCGGACCGCTGATCGGCGGCTCGGTCCTGGCCCATGTGCGCTGGGAGTGGCTGCTCGTCGTCAACGCCCCGATCGCTCTGATCGCCTGGATCGGGGTCCGCCTCGGCGTCCCGGCCGACCGGCCCGAGGACCTGACCCGCGACCGGCTCGACGTGCCGGGCGCCGCACTGAGCGTCGCCACCATCGGGCTCGCCTGCTACGCGCTGACCAGCGGCGTCGAGAACGGCTGGCTCTCCGCCCTCACCATCGGCTCGGTCGTGGGCGCGGTGCTCTCCGCGACCGCCTTCATCCGGCACGAGCGCCGCAGCTCCTCCCCGATGCTGGACCTCGGCCTCTTCTCCAACGGCACGGTCCGCGGCGCCGCCGTGGCGCAGATCGGTACGTCCATCGCGATGGCCGGTGTGATGTTCGGGCTCATCCTGCACTTCCAGTACGCGTACGGCTGGAGCCCCGTGCGGGCAGGCCTCGCCAACCTGCCGCTGATCGTGACCATGCTGCTCGCGACACCCCTGTCCGAGGGGCTGGCCCGCCGCTACGGCCACCGCGTCGCCTGCCTGGTGGGCGCGGCCTGTCTGGCCGTCTCGCTGGCGGGACTGTCCTGGGGTGTGGAGCACGGTTACCTCGTCATCGCGCTCTGCATGGTGCTCATGACGATCGGGCTGCGGACCGTCATGACGATCTGCGCGGTCGCGCTCGTCGACGCGATGCCGGCCAACCGCACCTCGATGGGCACCGCGCTCAACGACACCGCGCAGGAGGTCGGCACCAGCGTCGGCACCGCCGTGATCGGCACGCTGATCGCCGCCCTGGTCACCACCCAGCTCCCGGCCGGCGTGTGGAGCGGCGACCTCGTCGCCTCCTTCTTCCACGGTGAACGGATCGCCTACGCCGTACTCGCCGTCGCCGTCGGCCTGATCGCGACGGTCGGCGCGCTGAGCCTCACGGACTCCCGCAGTGTGGAGGAGGCGGCGCCCGCGGAGGCCGCCTGA
- a CDS encoding TetR/AcrR family transcriptional regulator codes for MESVLTEAVALLDEAGPPALTFRALAQRLGGGVASIYWYVASKDELLDRATDHVIGGVLADIEAIEPGDDPIDDLRAMSLTLFDAILERPWLGNYFMRNTDVQGNSLRLYDKLGQPTLRLKLTARQRFHAVSAITTVVVGSAVDLGQEPPAEVLDGAVGRDEFLGRFASEWRELDTDEFPFVHEIVDEFDGHDDIEQFRAALDLTLAGLRLQAGA; via the coding sequence ATGGAGTCCGTGCTCACCGAGGCGGTGGCGCTCCTTGATGAGGCGGGCCCTCCGGCCCTGACGTTCCGGGCTCTCGCCCAGCGCCTCGGCGGCGGCGTGGCCAGCATCTACTGGTACGTCGCGAGTAAGGACGAGCTTCTCGACCGCGCCACCGACCACGTGATCGGTGGCGTTCTCGCCGACATCGAGGCGATCGAGCCCGGCGACGACCCGATCGACGACCTGCGCGCGATGTCGCTGACGCTGTTCGACGCGATCCTGGAGCGGCCCTGGCTCGGCAACTACTTCATGCGCAACACCGACGTACAGGGCAACTCCCTGCGCCTGTACGACAAGCTGGGGCAGCCGACCCTGCGGCTGAAGCTCACCGCGCGCCAGCGGTTCCACGCCGTCTCGGCGATCACGACGGTCGTCGTCGGCTCCGCGGTCGACCTGGGGCAGGAGCCGCCCGCGGAGGTTCTCGACGGCGCCGTCGGCCGCGACGAGTTCCTCGGCCGCTTCGCCTCGGAGTGGCGGGAACTCGACACCGACGAGTTCCCCTTCGTGCACGAGATCGTCGACGAGTTCGACGGGCACGACGACATCGAGCAGTTCCGCGCCGCGCTGGACCTGACCCTCGCGGGGCTGCGCCTCCAGGCCGGGGCCTGA
- a CDS encoding AfsR/SARP family transcriptional regulator → MLGPVAVRCEDVPTRLPSTVARRVLTVLMLSPGEVLSALRLAKAVWGSAGPATATNQVRKAVAQLRQAIPGAGDYLLTDGPGYRLDVGAAESDLVEFNQRRLRVRRLTEGGAGEALLIEELQTALALFRGHVAADVVEGDELDNGLIRAAARVVEERRLAVQKELITLRLRSSPPAPAIGDLRDLVAQHPLAEDLRALLMLALSLSGRQADALAEYAEIRTLLRDELGIDPDHSLAQVHEAVLRGDASAYLWSGRPLRQDGRDTTAVQHEVDGRYGAPPCQKAHIRATCTLPHGLTDFVGRQEEADSLLRTARAGSRGSGPLLICVDGMGGIGKTALALYAAHRLAEEYPDGQFYVDLHGFSPCEGPREPAEVLQVLLRSLGTEAARIPADLDSQVAMWRALLAESKVLLLLDNAASEAQIVPLLPPGTGSLALITSRRRLYGLDGTEPCPVSRMSTADSRKLIERLLGEGLEPEATERLIAHCGGLPLALRLAAAKLRSRPTWTLSHLVERLDDVHRRPGELQAGDRSVQSVLQLSFGALTPAQRNALCVLTLLPDASMDAHEAAALLDTSPPQAELLLESLLDVNLLEQPRIGRYSLHGLVAGVTAAMGEIEGFLRTEKRRSALRRLLDYHLAVSRRSCTLLGREGGAADAGPGPVPYLPEISSRKEATEICERESPAMLAALRTARHEGFFVPGAQLAHNLRYVLSPEGCQAFDSTADGTEYGSRRPEASESFRTALLGLAAACRRTGLLEQSRTLTTEALSLTAPPARGPA, encoded by the coding sequence GTGCTGGGACCGGTCGCGGTGCGCTGCGAGGACGTCCCCACCCGGCTGCCCAGCACCGTGGCACGCCGGGTGCTCACCGTACTGATGCTGTCCCCCGGCGAGGTGCTCAGCGCCCTCCGGCTCGCCAAGGCGGTCTGGGGCTCGGCCGGCCCGGCGACCGCCACGAACCAGGTGCGCAAGGCGGTCGCCCAGCTCCGCCAGGCGATCCCGGGCGCGGGTGACTACCTCCTCACCGACGGCCCGGGCTACCGGCTGGACGTCGGCGCCGCCGAATCCGACCTGGTGGAGTTCAACCAACGGCGCCTGCGGGTCCGCAGACTGACCGAGGGCGGAGCCGGCGAAGCGCTGCTCATCGAGGAGTTGCAGACGGCCCTGGCCCTCTTCCGCGGCCATGTCGCCGCGGACGTCGTCGAGGGCGACGAGCTGGACAACGGCCTGATCCGCGCCGCCGCCCGGGTCGTGGAGGAACGACGGCTCGCGGTGCAGAAGGAATTGATCACCCTGCGGCTGCGCTCGTCGCCACCGGCCCCGGCCATAGGAGACCTCCGGGATCTGGTGGCGCAGCACCCGCTTGCCGAGGATCTACGCGCGCTGCTCATGCTCGCGCTCTCCCTCTCGGGCAGACAGGCCGACGCGCTCGCCGAGTACGCCGAGATCCGCACCCTCCTCCGCGACGAGCTGGGCATCGACCCCGACCACTCCCTGGCCCAGGTGCACGAAGCGGTGCTGCGCGGGGATGCCTCCGCCTATCTGTGGTCCGGCAGACCGCTCCGGCAGGACGGGCGGGACACCACGGCGGTGCAGCACGAGGTGGACGGACGGTACGGGGCACCGCCCTGCCAGAAGGCGCACATCCGGGCCACCTGCACCCTGCCCCACGGGCTGACCGACTTCGTCGGCCGCCAGGAGGAGGCGGACTCCCTGCTGCGGACGGCCCGGGCGGGCTCGCGGGGTTCCGGGCCCCTGCTCATCTGCGTCGACGGCATGGGCGGCATCGGCAAGACGGCCCTCGCCCTGTACGCGGCCCACCGGCTGGCGGAGGAGTACCCGGACGGCCAGTTCTACGTCGACCTGCACGGGTTCAGCCCTTGCGAGGGGCCCCGTGAGCCGGCCGAGGTGCTTCAGGTGCTGCTCCGCTCGCTGGGGACCGAGGCGGCGCGCATCCCGGCCGATCTGGACAGCCAGGTGGCCATGTGGCGCGCCCTGCTGGCCGAGTCCAAGGTGCTGCTGCTCCTCGACAACGCCGCCAGCGAGGCACAGATCGTGCCGCTGCTGCCGCCCGGCACCGGCTCCCTGGCCCTGATCACCAGCCGCCGGCGCCTCTACGGCCTGGACGGCACCGAGCCCTGCCCGGTCTCCCGGATGAGCACGGCCGACTCCCGCAAGCTCATCGAGAGGCTGCTGGGGGAGGGGCTGGAGCCGGAGGCGACCGAACGGCTCATCGCCCACTGCGGCGGCCTCCCCCTGGCGCTGCGGCTGGCCGCCGCCAAGCTGCGCTCCCGCCCCACCTGGACGCTGTCCCACCTGGTGGAGCGCCTGGACGACGTGCACCGGCGCCCCGGCGAACTCCAGGCGGGCGACCGCAGCGTGCAGTCGGTGCTCCAGCTCTCCTTCGGCGCCCTGACCCCCGCCCAGCGCAACGCCCTGTGCGTGCTGACGCTGCTGCCCGACGCGAGCATGGACGCCCATGAGGCGGCCGCCCTGCTGGACACCAGTCCGCCCCAGGCCGAACTGCTGCTGGAGAGCCTCCTCGATGTGAACCTCCTGGAGCAGCCCCGGATCGGCCGCTACTCCCTCCACGGCCTCGTGGCCGGTGTCACGGCGGCCATGGGGGAGATCGAGGGGTTCCTGCGCACCGAGAAGCGGCGCTCCGCGCTCCGCCGGCTGCTGGACTACCACCTGGCGGTCAGCAGGCGCAGCTGCACCCTCCTCGGCCGGGAGGGCGGCGCCGCCGACGCCGGGCCCGGCCCCGTCCCGTACCTCCCGGAGATCAGCAGCCGGAAGGAGGCGACGGAGATCTGCGAGCGGGAGTCGCCCGCCATGCTGGCCGCGCTCCGCACCGCGCGGCACGAGGGGTTCTTCGTGCCCGGCGCGCAGCTCGCACACAATCTGCGGTACGTCCTGTCGCCGGAGGGCTGTCAGGCCTTCGACAGCACTGCCGACGGTACGGAGTACGGCTCCCGCAGGCCGGAGGCGTCCGAGTCGTTCCGGACGGCGCTGCTCGGCCTCGCCGCCGCCTGCCGCCGGACCGGCCTGCTGGAGCAGAGCAGGACCCTGACCACCGAGGCGTTGAGCCTCACCGCGCCACCGGCGCGGGGTCCAGCCTGA
- the trxA gene encoding thioredoxin — protein MSTLELTKENFDQVVSDNGFVLIDFWASWCGPCRQFAPVYDSASERHPDLVFAKVDTEAQQELAAAFEIRSIPTLMIVRDNVAVFSQPGALPEAALEDVIGQARNLDMDEVRKSVEEQKRAAEAGQGQPEPQ, from the coding sequence ATGAGCACCCTAGAGCTCACCAAGGAAAACTTCGATCAGGTCGTCAGTGACAACGGCTTCGTTCTGATCGACTTCTGGGCTTCCTGGTGCGGCCCCTGCCGACAGTTCGCGCCGGTCTACGACTCGGCGTCCGAGCGCCACCCCGACCTGGTCTTCGCGAAGGTCGACACGGAGGCGCAGCAGGAGCTGGCGGCCGCCTTCGAGATCCGGTCCATCCCGACGCTGATGATCGTCCGCGACAACGTCGCGGTCTTCTCGCAGCCCGGTGCCCTGCCCGAGGCGGCCCTGGAGGACGTCATCGGCCAGGCCCGGAACCTGGACATGGACGAGGTCCGCAAGTCCGTCGAGGAGCAGAAGCGGGCGGCGGAGGCCGGGCAGGGGCAGCCGGAGCCGCAGTAG
- a CDS encoding dihydrolipoyl dehydrogenase family protein: MTDAVDVSPYDVVVIGAGPVGENVADRARAAGLSTAVVESELIGGECSYWACMPSKALLRPVVARADARRVPGLSAAVQGPLDVAAVLAQRDEQTSHWKDEGQVGWLEGVGADVYRGTGRLAGPREVTVTAPDGAEHRLTARHAVAVCTGTRAVVPDLPGIAEARPWTSREATSAKEVPGRLVVVGGGVVGVEMATVWQALGAEVTLLIRGKGLLPKMEPFAGELVAEALEEAGAKIRTGVSVTALERPMPDGPVTAVLDDGGRIEADEILFATGRAPRTDDLGLETVGLEPGSWLTVDDTCRVEGTDWLYGVGDVNHRALLTHQGKYQARIAGAAIATRARQDAPLDTSPWGPHAATADHGAVPQVVFTDPEAASVGLTLAEAEQAGHRVRAVDYDLASVAGSGLYADGYKGRARMIVDLDREVLLGVTFVGPGIGELLHSATVAVAGEVPVDRLWHAVPAYPTISEVWLRLLETYRG; this comes from the coding sequence ATGACTGATGCAGTGGATGTTTCCCCGTACGACGTGGTGGTCATCGGCGCGGGTCCGGTGGGAGAGAACGTGGCCGACCGGGCCCGCGCGGCGGGGCTGAGCACGGCCGTGGTGGAGTCCGAGCTGATCGGGGGCGAGTGCTCGTACTGGGCCTGCATGCCGAGCAAGGCCCTGCTGCGCCCGGTGGTCGCCCGAGCCGACGCCCGCCGCGTCCCGGGCCTGAGCGCGGCGGTGCAGGGCCCCCTCGACGTGGCGGCGGTCCTCGCCCAGCGGGACGAGCAGACGAGCCACTGGAAGGACGAGGGGCAGGTCGGCTGGCTGGAGGGTGTCGGAGCCGATGTCTACCGGGGTACGGGGCGCCTCGCCGGCCCCCGCGAGGTCACCGTCACCGCCCCCGACGGGGCCGAGCACCGGCTCACCGCCCGGCACGCCGTCGCCGTGTGCACCGGCACCAGGGCCGTCGTCCCCGACCTGCCCGGTATCGCCGAGGCCCGACCCTGGACCAGCCGCGAGGCCACCAGCGCCAAGGAGGTGCCGGGCCGGCTCGTGGTGGTCGGCGGGGGTGTGGTCGGCGTGGAGATGGCGACCGTCTGGCAGGCGCTGGGCGCCGAGGTGACGCTGCTGATCCGGGGCAAGGGCCTGCTCCCGAAGATGGAGCCCTTCGCGGGCGAGCTGGTGGCAGAGGCGCTGGAGGAGGCCGGAGCCAAGATCCGTACCGGCGTCTCCGTCACCGCCCTCGAACGCCCCATGCCCGACGGCCCGGTCACGGCCGTCCTGGACGACGGCGGCCGGATCGAGGCCGACGAGATCCTCTTCGCCACCGGCCGGGCGCCCCGCACCGACGACCTCGGCCTGGAGACGGTCGGCCTGGAGCCCGGCTCCTGGCTCACCGTGGACGACACCTGCCGTGTCGAGGGGACCGACTGGCTGTACGGGGTCGGGGACGTCAACCACCGCGCCCTCCTCACCCACCAGGGCAAGTACCAGGCCCGTATCGCGGGCGCCGCGATCGCCACCCGCGCCCGGCAGGACGCACCCCTGGACACGTCTCCCTGGGGGCCCCACGCGGCCACCGCCGACCACGGGGCCGTCCCCCAGGTCGTCTTCACCGACCCCGAGGCCGCCTCCGTCGGCCTCACCCTCGCCGAGGCCGAACAGGCGGGCCACCGCGTTCGCGCGGTCGACTACGACCTCGCCTCGGTCGCCGGCTCCGGCCTCTACGCCGACGGCTACAAGGGCCGCGCCCGGATGATCGTGGACCTGGACCGCGAGGTCCTGCTCGGCGTGACGTTCGTCGGCCCCGGCATCGGGGAGCTCCTGCACTCCGCGACCGTGGCGGTCGCGGGCGAGGTCCCCGTCGACCGGCTGTGGCACGCGGTTCCGGCGTACCCGACGATCAGCGAGGTGTGGCTGCGGCTGCTGGAGACGTACCGGGGCTGA
- the glgA gene encoding glycogen synthase, with protein MRVGLLSREYPPDVYGGAGVHVEFLARELRTLTDLQVHSWGEGASDGVVRHRPSRELGGANDALRAFSVDLSIAAALEGRDLVHSHTWYANLAGHLAGLLYGIPHVVTAHSLEPLRPWKAEQLGGGYALSSWAERTAMESADAVIAVSHGMRADILGCYPQLDPDRVRVVHNGIDTRLYRPAPGADVLRRLGIDPDRPFVLFVGRITRQKGVPHLLRAAHRLDPAAQLVLCAGAPDTPEIEAEFRELVGELRRSRDGVHWIPDMLPRPDVIQLLSRAAVFVCPSVYEPLGIVNLEAMACGAAVVASAVGGIPEVVSDGGTGLLVPYEADEPARFEADLAEAIGQVLADRPAAQRMGEAGRERAVREFGWDRVARRTVEVYEEIVKKV; from the coding sequence GTGAGGGTGGGACTGCTGAGTCGTGAGTACCCGCCGGACGTCTACGGCGGCGCCGGTGTACATGTCGAGTTCCTGGCACGGGAGTTGCGCACGCTCACCGATCTACAGGTCCACTCCTGGGGCGAGGGTGCTTCGGACGGGGTGGTCCGGCACCGGCCCAGCCGGGAGCTGGGCGGTGCCAACGACGCGCTGCGCGCCTTCTCCGTGGACCTGTCCATCGCCGCCGCGCTCGAAGGCCGCGACCTCGTGCATTCGCACACCTGGTACGCCAACCTCGCCGGCCACCTCGCCGGACTGCTGTACGGCATTCCGCACGTGGTGACCGCCCATTCGCTGGAGCCCCTGCGGCCCTGGAAGGCCGAACAGCTCGGCGGGGGCTACGCGTTGTCCAGCTGGGCCGAGCGCACCGCCATGGAATCCGCCGACGCGGTGATCGCCGTCTCGCACGGAATGCGTGCCGACATCCTCGGCTGCTACCCGCAGCTGGATCCCGACCGGGTCAGGGTCGTCCACAACGGAATCGACACCCGCCTGTACCGGCCCGCTCCCGGAGCTGACGTACTGCGCCGCCTGGGTATCGACCCGGACCGCCCCTTCGTCCTGTTCGTCGGCCGCATCACGCGCCAGAAGGGTGTCCCGCATCTGCTGCGCGCCGCCCACCGGCTCGATCCCGCCGCCCAGCTGGTGCTCTGCGCGGGCGCGCCCGACACCCCGGAGATCGAGGCCGAGTTCCGCGAGCTCGTCGGCGAACTGAGGCGCTCGCGCGACGGCGTCCACTGGATCCCGGACATGCTCCCGCGTCCCGATGTCATCCAACTCCTCAGCCGAGCGGCCGTGTTCGTCTGCCCTTCGGTGTACGAGCCCCTGGGCATCGTCAATCTCGAAGCGATGGCCTGCGGCGCGGCAGTGGTCGCCTCCGCGGTCGGCGGCATCCCCGAGGTCGTCTCCGACGGCGGCACCGGACTGCTCGTACCGTACGAAGCCGACGAACCGGCCCGGTTCGAGGCAGACCTGGCCGAGGCGATCGGCCAGGTGCTCGCCGACCGTCCGGCGGCCCAGCGGATGGGTGAGGCGGGCCGTGAACGTGCCGTGCGGGAGTTCGGCTGGGACAGAGTCGCCCGGCGGACTGTCGAGGTGTACGAGGAGATCGTCAAAAAGGTGTAG
- the glgC gene encoding glucose-1-phosphate adenylyltransferase has translation MRAGPSVLGIVLAGGEGKRLMPLTADRAKPAVTFGGTYRLVDFVLSNLVNADITRICVLTQYKSHSLDRHVTTTWRMSSLLGNYVTPVPAQQRLGPRWYLGSADAILQSLNLVHDEQPDYIAVFGADHVYRMDARQMLERHIESGAGVTVAGIKVPRAEASAFGVITPASDGSRVERFLEKPSDPPGLPEDPTKVFASMGNYLFSTKVLVDALHQDAEDDGSVHDMGGSILPMLTERGVAHVYDFDDNHVPGETQRERGYWRDVGSLDSYYEAHLDLISEQPLFSLYNDRWPMYTHAGHQAPARFVSGGIAGESIVSPGCVIRGQVTGSVLSPGVIVEQGAVVQGSVLHHGVRVGRGAVVRNAILDKNVDVPPRATIGVNPERDRELYTVSRNGVIALGKGQVVS, from the coding sequence ATGCGCGCTGGACCTTCGGTGCTCGGGATCGTCCTTGCGGGAGGAGAGGGAAAACGGCTGATGCCGCTGACGGCCGACCGGGCGAAGCCCGCGGTGACCTTCGGCGGGACCTACCGGCTGGTCGACTTCGTGCTGTCGAACCTGGTCAACGCCGACATCACGAGGATCTGCGTCCTCACCCAGTACAAGTCCCATTCGCTGGACCGCCATGTGACCACCACCTGGCGGATGTCCAGTCTCCTGGGCAACTACGTCACGCCTGTTCCGGCCCAGCAGCGTCTCGGCCCGCGCTGGTACCTGGGCAGCGCGGACGCCATCCTGCAGTCGCTCAATCTCGTCCATGACGAACAGCCGGACTACATAGCGGTGTTCGGAGCCGACCACGTCTACCGGATGGACGCGCGCCAGATGCTGGAGCGGCACATCGAGAGCGGTGCCGGCGTCACCGTCGCCGGGATCAAGGTTCCCCGTGCGGAAGCCTCCGCCTTCGGCGTCATCACCCCGGCCTCGGACGGCTCACGTGTGGAACGCTTCCTGGAGAAGCCCTCCGACCCGCCCGGCCTGCCCGAGGACCCGACCAAGGTCTTCGCGTCGATGGGCAACTACCTCTTCTCCACGAAGGTTCTCGTGGACGCCCTCCACCAGGACGCCGAGGACGACGGCTCCGTCCACGACATGGGCGGATCCATCCTGCCCATGCTCACGGAGCGCGGCGTCGCACACGTCTACGACTTCGACGACAACCACGTGCCGGGCGAGACCCAGCGCGAACGGGGGTACTGGCGGGACGTGGGCTCTCTGGACAGTTACTACGAGGCCCACCTGGACCTCATCTCCGAGCAGCCACTCTTCAGCCTCTACAACGATCGCTGGCCCATGTACACCCATGCGGGCCACCAGGCCCCGGCCCGGTTCGTCTCCGGAGGCATCGCGGGCGAGTCGATCGTCAGCCCGGGCTGCGTGATCCGTGGCCAGGTCACCGGGTCCGTCCTCTCGCCCGGTGTGATCGTCGAGCAGGGAGCGGTGGTCCAGGGCTCCGTGCTGCACCACGGTGTGCGCGTCGGCAGGGGAGCGGTCGTGCGCAACGCGATCCTCGACAAGAACGTCGATGTCCCGCCCAGGGCGACGATCGGCGTCAACCCGGAACGGGACCGTGAGCTCTACACCGTGTCGCGCAACGGCGTCATCGCCCTCGGCAAGGGGCAGGTGGTGTCGTAG